DNA from Coriobacteriia bacterium:
TCGAATCATGGATGGAGTTATAACCATGAGCATATCAAAATTCAAGATGCTGAACCTTTTGAAGTACAAATTAATGGTTATAAACAATTCGGTTGCTGACATGCTGGTGAGTAATCATTCATAAAGCGATGATTAAGAAGGGGAGGCATTTCGCCCCCCCCCTTTTTTTTCTGTTATTACCAACTAGCCCATAAGACATCCGGCCCCAACCATTCGGTTGAAACAAGATTTATCGCGAGAAGCCGCTTATTTCTTTTTTAGCGTATTGATTTTGAAAGGCGTATACAAGGGACAGACACCAACTGCAGACGTAAGCAGAAGAATGATGCCAAGAATTCCTAAGTATTTCCAATTGTTGTTCACAACAAAAAGAAGGCTGAGCAAACCTGCACCGACAATGAAGCGGATAATCCGGTCGATATTTCCCATGTTCTTCAAGTTCTTCATATAAAGCATCTCTTTCTTTTAATAAAATCGATTTAAATAAGTATATACTTTCGTATCTATTTCGTTTGAACAATTGCCTGCATTGGACAAAACTTTACGCATTTTGCGCACTGAATGCACTTTTCCTGATCAATAACAGGAAGACCATACCCTTCCTGACTTATGGCACCTACCGAGCATTGATTAATGGCCGGGCAACGATGGTTCTGTGGACAACGTTTTTCATTTATTGCAATATTCATTTGTATCTCCCTAAACTATTTCTGTGTTTACAATAACGTAAAAGAGAAAGTGCCACAGTGACAAAGTCATCATAATAGGAAATTCTTTCTGAATCAGCGAATGCGCACCAAAATTGCCATACAGAAGTTATTTGTTTGTGGAACTACTAAAATTGTACATCTAATTACTTAGAGACAACCGGGTGCAAAAAGTAATGGTCTCGGATATTAATCTTGAGGGGGCC
Protein-coding regions in this window:
- a CDS encoding DUF2892 domain-containing protein — protein: MKNLKNMGNIDRIIRFIVGAGLLSLLFVVNNNWKYLGILGIILLLTSAVGVCPLYTPFKINTLKKK
- a CDS encoding 4Fe-4S binding protein; translation: MNIAINEKRCPQNHRCPAINQCSVGAISQEGYGLPVIDQEKCIQCAKCVKFCPMQAIVQTK